Proteins encoded together in one Rhizobium sp. 11515TR window:
- a CDS encoding LysR family transcriptional regulator produces the protein MKLDDMAAFVRVAKLGNFTRAAVALGMSTSNLSHTIRRLETALGHRLLQRNSRSVSVTEAGQTLLEALEPSLASIHDALESLDQKRGLVSGTLRLTATRQAYEAVVRPVLVGFSKAYPQATIEVLIDTAYRDIVADQFDAGIRLGEKLQQDMIALKVGPDLAMAVVASPDYLKNNPTIIEPADLTGHRCINYKMVTAGSLYAWEFEKGGKPLEVSVSGPLTSNEPEIMLSAALDGVGVGYLLEHEVAPHLETGKLVRLLADWTPPFPGFHLYYPSRRQMRPVLSAFLAMVRQHRSAA, from the coding sequence ATGAAGCTGGATGACATGGCCGCCTTCGTACGCGTTGCGAAGTTAGGAAACTTCACGCGCGCCGCTGTGGCTCTCGGCATGTCGACCTCGAACCTCAGCCATACCATCCGCAGGCTTGAGACAGCGTTGGGCCACCGACTTCTTCAACGCAATAGCCGAAGCGTCTCCGTGACCGAAGCTGGCCAAACCCTTCTGGAGGCGCTGGAGCCCTCTCTCGCCAGCATCCATGATGCGTTGGAATCGCTCGACCAGAAACGGGGTTTGGTCTCGGGCACCCTGCGGCTGACCGCAACACGCCAGGCGTATGAGGCTGTCGTCAGACCCGTCTTGGTCGGCTTCAGCAAAGCCTATCCTCAGGCGACGATAGAAGTCTTGATAGACACGGCCTATCGCGACATCGTTGCCGACCAATTCGATGCCGGCATTCGGTTAGGAGAAAAGCTGCAGCAGGACATGATTGCCTTGAAGGTTGGGCCAGATCTGGCTATGGCCGTCGTGGCATCACCAGACTATCTCAAAAATAATCCGACTATCATTGAACCAGCCGATCTCACCGGCCATCGCTGCATCAACTACAAAATGGTAACGGCAGGGTCGCTATACGCATGGGAGTTTGAAAAAGGCGGCAAGCCGCTGGAAGTGAGCGTTTCCGGGCCGCTGACCAGCAACGAGCCCGAGATCATGCTGAGCGCTGCATTGGACGGGGTCGGCGTTGGCTACCTTCTTGAACACGAAGTGGCGCCCCACCTGGAAACCGGAAAGCTTGTCCGTCTTCTCGCCGACTGGACCCCTCCGTTTCCGGGGTTTCATCTATATTATCCGTCAAGACGGCAGATGCGGCCGGTCCTGAGCGCGTTTTTGGCGATGGTTCGCCAGCATCGGTCGGCTGCGTAG
- a CDS encoding catalase family peroxidase, whose translation MPSPPRSALASLVLIAAVVGCGAGAFAYTAGWLSPNRLTSTKIVDALAPPRGPALGHRRNHAKGICFTGTFEANGSGSTISRASMFAAGRYPVLGRFNLATPDPNAADPTVRVRGIGLQISAPDGNVWRMAMIDPPVFAVSTPQGFYDLLKASASKDPEAMKSFVGAHPEFAAFGVWAKTAPWTASYAEVAFNSLNAFVFTDGSGVEHAVRWSWRPQTEVVAITAEDFATLGPNHLEDDIVERVARSPQSWTLVLTVADPSDPTSDPTKAWPPERRTVDAGTLIVEKIEPEADGPCRDVNFDPTILPDGIRVSDDPFPAARSAAYARSYALRTSEADNYARTGASVKP comes from the coding sequence ATGCCAAGCCCGCCGCGTTCCGCTTTAGCGTCCCTGGTGTTGATAGCGGCTGTGGTGGGATGTGGCGCTGGCGCCTTTGCCTATACAGCCGGGTGGCTTTCGCCCAACCGTCTGACATCCACCAAGATCGTTGATGCGTTGGCACCTCCGCGCGGTCCAGCCCTTGGGCACCGGCGAAACCACGCCAAGGGGATCTGTTTTACCGGTACCTTCGAGGCAAACGGGAGCGGCAGCACGATATCCAGGGCGTCCATGTTCGCCGCCGGTCGATATCCTGTTCTTGGCCGGTTCAATCTCGCAACACCGGACCCGAATGCGGCCGATCCTACGGTCCGCGTTCGGGGGATCGGCCTGCAGATATCCGCGCCTGACGGCAATGTCTGGCGGATGGCAATGATAGACCCTCCTGTCTTCGCGGTTTCTACCCCGCAGGGGTTCTACGATCTGCTCAAGGCGTCCGCGAGCAAGGATCCTGAAGCGATGAAGAGCTTCGTCGGTGCCCATCCGGAGTTTGCAGCGTTCGGCGTGTGGGCAAAGACCGCGCCGTGGACGGCCAGCTATGCCGAGGTGGCGTTCAACAGCCTCAATGCCTTCGTCTTCACAGACGGGTCGGGTGTCGAGCACGCCGTGCGGTGGTCATGGCGACCGCAGACTGAGGTCGTGGCCATCACAGCTGAGGACTTCGCCACGCTTGGGCCAAACCACCTCGAAGACGACATAGTGGAACGGGTTGCGCGCTCACCTCAAAGTTGGACGCTGGTGCTGACTGTTGCAGACCCTTCAGATCCGACGTCGGATCCCACCAAGGCGTGGCCACCTGAGCGGCGGACCGTCGACGCCGGGACTCTGATCGTTGAAAAAATCGAGCCGGAAGCCGACGGGCCTTGCCGTGACGTCAACTTCGACCCAACCATCTTGCCTGATGGCATCCGGGTCTCAGACGATCCGTTCCCGGCAGCCCGTTCCGCGGCCTATGCCAGATCCTATGCGCTGCGGACGTCGGAAGCGGACAACTATGCTCGAACTGGAGCGAGCGTGAAGCCATGA
- a CDS encoding PRC-barrel domain-containing protein — protein MRRLLFALATTIALATTASAQTATATTTIADVFLTAKPTDVLSYNLIGLNIQNGDKKNVGEIKDLIISGGQLAGYVVSVGGFLGMGERYVIVSPSAVKVTYSESDKKWTATMAATKDQLKNAPEFKYEGRWAK, from the coding sequence ATGCGTCGCTTACTTTTCGCCCTGGCTACAACCATTGCGCTCGCGACAACCGCAAGCGCCCAAACCGCCACGGCTACGACGACGATCGCCGATGTGTTCCTAACTGCCAAGCCAACCGATGTGTTGAGCTACAACCTTATCGGCCTGAACATTCAAAACGGCGACAAGAAGAATGTCGGAGAGATCAAGGACCTGATCATTTCTGGCGGGCAGCTTGCCGGCTACGTGGTGTCCGTTGGCGGCTTTCTTGGAATGGGAGAGCGGTACGTTATCGTCTCTCCGTCAGCGGTCAAAGTGACTTACAGCGAAAGCGACAAGAAGTGGACGGCGACGATGGCCGCCACCAAGGACCAACTTAAGAACGCTCCAGAATTCAAATACGAAGGCCGTTGGGCAAAGTAG
- a CDS encoding oxidoreductase, with protein sequence MISKEAVWLITGSSRGLGRAIAEKVLAAGYRAVLTARNVDQLQDLAAKHGDAVLLTPLDVTKQDQIDVAYKAASARFGRVDVLVNNAGYGYLGAIEEGEDAEMRALFETDLFAPVNLIKTVLPGMRERRHGHIVNISSIGGHVTYPGVGYYHMVKFGLEAMSETLAKEVAGLDIGVTVVAPGAFRTDFRGPESMKFSQTVIDDYKDTAGKSREGTAAGHRKQIGDPARGAEAIIKAVEAEHPPVHLLIGGDALDQLRKKLDEIRAETDAWEEVTRSTDFRE encoded by the coding sequence ATGATTAGCAAAGAAGCCGTATGGCTGATTACGGGATCCTCACGAGGCCTCGGACGCGCAATTGCCGAGAAGGTGCTCGCCGCCGGCTATCGTGCCGTTTTGACGGCAAGAAACGTTGATCAGCTGCAAGACCTTGCTGCCAAACATGGCGACGCCGTGCTTCTGACGCCTTTGGATGTCACTAAGCAGGATCAGATCGATGTGGCGTACAAGGCGGCGAGCGCCAGATTCGGCAGAGTCGATGTTCTCGTCAACAATGCCGGCTACGGATACCTTGGTGCGATCGAGGAGGGTGAAGACGCCGAAATGCGCGCTTTATTCGAAACCGACCTCTTCGCACCCGTGAACCTGATCAAAACTGTGTTGCCCGGCATGCGTGAGCGCCGTCACGGCCACATCGTCAACATCAGCTCGATCGGTGGCCACGTTACCTATCCGGGCGTTGGCTATTACCATATGGTCAAGTTCGGGCTTGAAGCCATGTCGGAGACGCTGGCTAAAGAGGTCGCCGGTCTCGACATCGGCGTCACGGTTGTCGCGCCTGGCGCATTCAGGACGGATTTTCGTGGGCCTGAATCGATGAAGTTTTCGCAGACCGTCATCGACGATTACAAGGACACTGCGGGCAAATCCCGGGAAGGCACCGCTGCTGGCCACCGCAAACAGATTGGCGACCCCGCACGCGGCGCTGAGGCCATCATCAAGGCCGTTGAAGCAGAGCATCCGCCGGTTCACCTACTGATCGGCGGCGACGCGCTCGACCAATTGCGCAAGAAGCTTGATGAGATCCGTGCCGAGACAGATGCATGGGAGGAGGTCACACGCAGCACCGACTTCCGGGAATAG
- a CDS encoding cytochrome b codes for MTDVSKRTRFTSVQRVLHWLMAIGILSMLFIGVAMVSTIGRQYVPLLVTHKTLGIILLILALVRLTIRFMSGAPPLPTDLPEPMKLAAQLSHVGLYILMIGMPLIGWAMLSAAAYPIVLYGGFRVPAILPQNAMLHALLWNAHSYLAFAFFALVLMHLAAGLYHGLVRRDGVLQTMLPGR; via the coding sequence ATGACGGATGTTAGCAAGAGAACACGGTTCACGAGCGTTCAACGCGTGTTGCATTGGCTGATGGCAATCGGCATCCTGTCGATGCTGTTCATTGGGGTTGCAATGGTTTCGACCATCGGCCGGCAGTACGTGCCACTGCTGGTAACGCACAAGACGCTGGGGATCATTCTCCTCATCCTTGCCCTAGTCCGCCTCACCATTCGTTTCATGTCCGGCGCTCCGCCGTTGCCGACCGATCTTCCTGAGCCGATGAAGCTTGCTGCCCAACTGTCCCATGTCGGTCTATACATTTTAATGATCGGGATGCCTTTGATCGGTTGGGCGATGCTGTCGGCTGCCGCGTATCCAATCGTGCTCTATGGCGGATTTCGGGTGCCGGCCATATTGCCACAAAATGCCATGCTCCACGCACTGCTATGGAATGCCCATTCCTACCTTGCTTTCGCGTTCTTCGCGCTCGTCTTGATGCATTTGGCAGCTGGACTGTACCATGGGCTTGTTCGTCGTGATGGCGTGCTTCAGACCATGTTGCCTGGCAGATAA
- a CDS encoding CheR family methyltransferase produces MRLLLEALFLKYHYDFRNYAMASIRRRLKQARQNLGFASFSALQESLLHDPDMVATLLRYLTVQVSEMFRDPSYFKAIREKVVPHLRTYPSLKVWIAGCSTGEELYSFAILFREEGLEDRTIFYATDINQEALQTAEAGIYPLDRLQHFTECHRQSGGKSSLSDYYQAAYGRASFDKSLRRNVVFSDHSLVTDAVFGEMHFISCRNVMIYFDRVLQDRVITLFRDSLVRKGFLGLGSRETIRFSENASAFHEFVRDEKIYQRRVD; encoded by the coding sequence ATGCGTCTTCTTCTGGAGGCGCTGTTTCTCAAATATCATTACGATTTCCGCAATTATGCGATGGCATCAATCAGACGCCGGCTGAAACAGGCCCGGCAGAACCTTGGTTTTGCGAGCTTTTCCGCATTGCAGGAAAGTTTGCTGCATGACCCGGACATGGTCGCGACGCTCCTGCGCTACCTTACCGTGCAGGTGAGTGAGATGTTCAGGGATCCCAGCTATTTCAAGGCGATCCGAGAAAAGGTCGTGCCGCATTTGCGAACCTATCCCTCATTAAAGGTCTGGATTGCCGGCTGCAGTACGGGTGAGGAGCTGTATTCGTTTGCTATTCTGTTTCGTGAAGAGGGGCTTGAAGATCGCACGATCTTCTACGCGACCGATATCAATCAAGAAGCGCTTCAGACGGCGGAGGCGGGGATCTATCCCCTCGACCGGCTGCAACATTTTACGGAATGTCATCGACAGTCCGGCGGGAAATCCTCGTTATCGGACTATTATCAGGCGGCCTATGGCAGGGCGTCGTTCGATAAAAGCCTGCGGCGGAATGTTGTGTTTTCCGATCACAGTCTGGTGACGGATGCCGTCTTCGGAGAAATGCATTTCATCTCCTGTCGGAACGTCATGATCTATTTCGATCGGGTGCTTCAGGATCGGGTTATCACGCTGTTTAGAGACTCTCTGGTGCGAAAAGGGTTTCTGGGACTGGGAAGCAGGGAGACCATTCGCTTTTCAGAGAATGCTTCCGCCTTTCATGAATTCGTGCGTGACGAAAAGATCTACCAAAGGAGGGTCGATTGA
- a CDS encoding response regulator translates to MDVAQTLRDQGWQVVEAGTVDDAFSVLVRDPDFDLLLTDVHMPGDQTGLDLARSVKDHYSHIKVAVMSGQHRPDFADAIPFDLFLPKPILNLVRELSPLIGHLND, encoded by the coding sequence ATGGACGTTGCTCAGACCCTTCGCGATCAAGGTTGGCAAGTCGTTGAAGCTGGCACTGTAGACGATGCCTTCAGTGTACTAGTGCGCGATCCTGACTTTGACCTGCTGCTGACCGACGTACATATGCCGGGCGATCAGACCGGACTGGATCTTGCCAGGTCGGTTAAGGACCATTACAGCCATATCAAGGTAGCCGTCATGTCAGGGCAGCACAGGCCAGATTTCGCAGACGCCATCCCGTTCGACTTATTTCTTCCGAAGCCGATTTTGAACCTGGTACGGGAATTGTCCCCGCTGATTGGCCATTTGAATGACTAA
- a CDS encoding response regulator yields the protein MKHKFRPRASTGILGLDPAVAVGLTGAIIFFIASSVIAYLNLLALQEGSDGIQRSHDVIVALDELLSQTQNAETGQRGFLLTNSENYLQPYKAALLTIPEKLAEVTELTQGNAEQTKRVATLKQQVEVKLSELAETIELRRVQGLEAALSIVNSSRGKDAMDAIRSQIAAIAHEEAYTRAQRTNAMASAQQRAFLSTILAGILGIVLTATIGFLMRRATLARRRDEWLQSGEVGLASAMIGDQSIDTLGNSLLEFLGRYVGAVAGAVFTSNGGTFRRAAVYGVPAGANVPMTFAAREGLLGQVAAEGRALIVDDVPNGYLAFGSALGKDRPRHLIIVPGKIDNVVNTVIELGFLRPLDETIITLLEETSEATAIAVRSASYRSELQDLLEETQRQSAELQAQSEELRVSNEELEEQGRALQESQARLEQQQVELEQTNLQLEQQARQLEAQRDDLERINASVQLKARELEKASRYKSDFLANMSHELRTPLNSSLILAKLLADNPDDNLTEEQVKFAKTIQSSGNDLLNLINDILDLSKIEAGHIDINPQVVSLERLVDNLRQVFEPLAGDKHLSFKIVVAQDTPNTIETDTQRLEQVLKNLLSNAIKFTEAGTITLSISRTDEGSVAFSVSDTGIGIAQEQQQSVFEAFHQADGTISRKYGGTGLGLSISRQLVRLLGGTIAVESEPGRGSIFTITLPSTFDPSRVASPEPSAPTFSETNAYVPESNRSPASIPFRKIDDDRETLIDTKRVLLVIEDDANFASIVRDLSREMGFQSIVAGTAEEALILAKEFLPSAIVLDVGLPDQSGLAVLDRLKNDVQTRHIPIHVVSGGDHTEAAYWLGAAGYAFKPVSRDQLVEVLQKIEARLSRRVHRILIVEDDVVQREAVAKLLASPDVETITASTAADCLNLLKQQTFDCMVLDLTLPDASGYSLLETLSQQSAYAFPPVIVYTGRELSDDDEQRLRRYSKSIIIKGAKSPERLLDEVSLFLHQVISELPVERQKMIRKARNRDAALEGRRILVVEDDVRNVYALSNILEPRGATVQIARNGREAIETLEAASASPDTAIDLVLMDVMMPVMDGLNATREIRKNPAWKKMPIITLTAKAMPDDQQRCIEAGANDYMAKPLDVEKLLSLVRVWMPK from the coding sequence ATGAAACATAAGTTTAGACCCCGAGCTTCCACCGGGATATTGGGTCTCGATCCCGCGGTTGCGGTCGGCCTCACCGGCGCCATTATATTCTTCATTGCCAGCAGCGTTATTGCATACCTTAATCTTCTTGCCCTTCAGGAAGGTAGCGATGGCATTCAACGCTCTCATGACGTTATCGTGGCCCTCGATGAACTACTATCTCAGACACAAAACGCAGAAACGGGTCAGCGTGGCTTTCTTCTGACGAACAGCGAGAATTACCTGCAGCCTTATAAGGCCGCTCTTCTGACCATACCGGAAAAACTGGCTGAGGTCACCGAACTGACACAAGGCAACGCCGAGCAGACCAAGAGAGTGGCGACGCTGAAACAGCAGGTCGAGGTTAAGCTATCTGAACTTGCTGAAACTATCGAACTCCGGCGTGTTCAAGGTCTCGAAGCGGCACTTTCGATCGTCAATTCAAGCCGCGGCAAGGACGCGATGGATGCAATTCGGTCGCAGATAGCGGCTATTGCTCATGAAGAGGCTTATACCCGTGCGCAGCGTACAAATGCCATGGCAAGCGCGCAGCAGCGAGCGTTTCTAAGCACTATTTTGGCGGGTATTCTCGGTATCGTATTGACCGCAACCATCGGCTTTCTCATGCGTCGTGCGACTTTGGCACGCCGCCGCGATGAATGGCTTCAATCCGGCGAGGTAGGACTCGCATCCGCGATGATAGGCGATCAGTCGATTGATACGCTTGGCAATAGTCTTCTTGAGTTTCTGGGACGCTATGTCGGGGCCGTCGCCGGCGCGGTGTTCACAAGCAATGGCGGCACTTTTCGAAGAGCTGCGGTCTACGGCGTTCCTGCTGGTGCGAACGTGCCCATGACCTTTGCTGCACGCGAAGGGCTTCTTGGACAAGTTGCCGCCGAAGGGCGGGCTTTGATCGTCGATGACGTTCCGAATGGCTATCTTGCTTTCGGTTCAGCGCTTGGAAAGGACCGGCCGAGGCATCTCATTATCGTGCCCGGTAAAATCGACAACGTCGTCAACACCGTGATCGAACTCGGTTTCTTACGCCCGCTCGACGAAACGATCATAACACTTTTGGAGGAAACGTCCGAGGCGACCGCAATCGCGGTTCGATCCGCAAGCTACCGGAGTGAACTTCAAGATCTTCTCGAGGAGACGCAGCGGCAGTCGGCCGAACTGCAGGCACAAAGTGAGGAGCTGCGCGTCTCGAATGAGGAACTGGAAGAGCAGGGCAGGGCCTTGCAGGAGTCTCAGGCTCGCCTCGAGCAACAGCAGGTCGAGCTTGAGCAAACCAATCTGCAACTGGAACAGCAAGCCCGGCAATTGGAGGCCCAGCGCGATGACCTCGAGCGGATCAACGCATCCGTCCAACTCAAAGCTCGCGAACTCGAGAAAGCGAGCCGGTACAAATCTGACTTCCTTGCCAACATGTCGCATGAACTGCGGACGCCGCTGAATTCGTCGCTTATTCTGGCAAAGCTGCTGGCAGACAATCCCGATGACAATCTAACCGAGGAACAGGTAAAGTTCGCCAAAACGATCCAGTCTTCTGGAAACGATTTGCTCAACCTGATCAACGATATTCTCGATCTTTCGAAAATCGAAGCCGGTCACATAGACATCAATCCGCAGGTTGTGTCGCTCGAGAGGTTGGTTGACAATCTGCGTCAGGTTTTCGAACCCCTGGCCGGCGACAAGCATCTCTCGTTCAAAATCGTGGTCGCCCAGGATACTCCGAACACCATTGAGACCGACACACAGCGTCTGGAGCAGGTCCTTAAGAACCTCTTGTCAAATGCCATCAAATTTACGGAAGCAGGAACGATTACGCTGTCCATTTCGAGAACCGACGAGGGTAGCGTCGCGTTTTCGGTTTCCGATACCGGTATTGGCATAGCGCAAGAACAGCAGCAGAGCGTCTTCGAAGCCTTTCACCAGGCCGACGGCACCATCAGCCGCAAGTATGGCGGCACTGGCCTTGGGCTGTCGATTTCCAGGCAATTGGTCCGGCTTCTGGGTGGGACGATTGCGGTCGAAAGCGAGCCGGGGCGGGGTAGCATATTTACGATCACACTTCCATCGACCTTTGATCCTTCGAGGGTTGCCTCACCTGAACCTTCCGCTCCAACTTTTTCCGAAACGAACGCATACGTACCGGAAAGCAATCGATCGCCGGCCAGCATCCCATTTCGCAAGATTGATGATGACAGGGAGACGCTGATCGACACCAAGCGCGTTCTTCTCGTTATTGAGGACGACGCGAATTTCGCATCGATCGTCCGTGACCTTTCGCGGGAGATGGGGTTTCAATCCATCGTAGCAGGCACGGCTGAAGAGGCATTGATCCTTGCAAAAGAGTTTCTACCCAGTGCAATCGTCTTGGATGTGGGTCTGCCCGATCAATCTGGCCTGGCAGTTCTTGACCGCCTGAAAAACGACGTGCAGACCCGCCACATTCCGATCCATGTCGTATCCGGTGGCGACCATACCGAGGCGGCCTATTGGCTTGGTGCAGCGGGCTACGCGTTCAAGCCCGTCAGTCGTGATCAATTGGTCGAAGTCCTACAGAAAATCGAAGCAAGGCTGTCCCGTCGCGTCCACCGGATCCTGATCGTCGAGGACGACGTCGTGCAGCGCGAAGCGGTTGCGAAGCTGCTGGCGTCACCCGATGTTGAGACAATCACCGCCAGCACCGCGGCTGACTGCCTGAACCTACTCAAGCAACAGACATTCGATTGCATGGTGCTGGACCTCACGCTTCCCGATGCTTCGGGCTATTCTCTCCTCGAAACACTGAGTCAGCAAAGCGCATACGCGTTTCCGCCTGTCATTGTTTACACCGGTCGGGAGCTGTCGGACGATGACGAACAACGGCTTCGCCGTTACTCGAAATCCATCATAATAAAGGGGGCGAAATCACCTGAACGCCTACTCGATGAAGTCAGCCTGTTCCTCCATCAGGTGATTTCCGAGCTGCCAGTCGAACGTCAGAAAATGATCCGGAAAGCTCGTAACCGGGATGCGGCGCTGGAAGGCCGACGGATTCTCGTCGTCGAAGACGATGTGCGCAATGTCTACGCTCTTTCCAATATCCTTGAGCCGAGGGGCGCAACTGTTCAGATCGCGCGCAATGGTCGCGAAGCAATAGAAACGCTGGAGGCGGCCTCCGCGTCACCCGACACGGCCATCGATCTGGTTCTCATGGACGTCATGATGCCGGTGATGGATGGGCTTAACGCAACACGGGAGATCAGGAAGAATCCCGCATGGAAAAAAATGCCGATCATAACCTTGACGGCCAAGGCCATGCCGGACGATCAGCAACGCTGTATTGAGGCGGGTGCCAACGACTATATGGCCAAACCTCTCGATGTGGAGAAGCTGCTGTCCCTCGTTCGCGTCTGGATGCCAAAGTGA
- a CDS encoding response regulator, with protein sequence MTKMQPSEVILLVETDPLQRSTVAEYLRDCGYVVMEAIDAQEALAVLRQQHVDFLVTDIELQDKSGFELSAAVRELRPDLKILLTQSPERTAKIASDLCEDGPLDRPYHPQQLVERLKRIRVAKGTNS encoded by the coding sequence ATGACTAAGATGCAGCCATCCGAGGTGATTCTGCTTGTTGAAACAGATCCTCTGCAACGATCGACCGTGGCGGAGTATTTGCGTGATTGCGGCTATGTCGTCATGGAGGCTATCGACGCGCAGGAGGCTCTCGCCGTTCTGCGCCAACAACATGTCGACTTTCTGGTAACGGATATAGAGTTGCAGGATAAATCGGGGTTCGAGCTTTCTGCCGCAGTGCGGGAACTTCGCCCCGATCTGAAAATCTTGCTGACCCAATCGCCCGAACGAACGGCAAAGATCGCAAGCGATCTTTGCGAAGATGGGCCATTGGATCGTCCCTATCATCCGCAGCAACTCGTCGAGCGGCTCAAACGCATCAGGGTAGCTAAAGGCACGAATTCCTGA
- a CDS encoding LysR family transcriptional regulator yields MADRLTKIIAFVKTAELGSFSAAGAALAVSSQMIGRHVGELEQSLGVPLLTRTTRTQTLTEAGRLYLEGCKRALEAVDAADAIVAETAQEPRGTLRITAPVEIGAAVLTPKLPEFLTMYPEVKVELVLDDRVIDLVAENFDVCIRIGKLPDSALIARPITPFRLVTCASPAYLERHGVPRILDDLFDHTCVDYAFHNYPAPSNWTFTEMDGEERQVRPSVRLTVNNGHALVEAALAGGGIIRASELAVARHLEAGRLVPILKEFGSGDRPMHIVYPGQRIRLPKLRAFVDWAIKSIPANG; encoded by the coding sequence ATGGCCGACCGGCTGACAAAGATAATTGCCTTCGTCAAGACGGCAGAGCTTGGCTCCTTCTCCGCAGCCGGCGCGGCGCTGGCTGTGTCGTCCCAGATGATCGGGCGCCACGTGGGAGAGCTGGAGCAATCCCTCGGCGTGCCACTGCTGACGCGAACAACGCGCACTCAAACGCTGACCGAGGCCGGACGGCTCTATCTTGAAGGGTGCAAGCGTGCGTTGGAAGCCGTGGACGCAGCCGACGCGATTGTTGCCGAGACGGCGCAGGAACCCAGAGGAACGCTGCGGATCACAGCCCCTGTCGAGATCGGCGCCGCCGTTCTTACGCCCAAGCTGCCGGAGTTCCTGACGATGTACCCGGAGGTCAAGGTTGAGCTGGTGCTCGATGACCGTGTTATCGACCTCGTGGCCGAAAATTTCGATGTGTGTATCAGGATTGGAAAGCTTCCGGATTCGGCTCTTATTGCTCGCCCGATCACGCCGTTTCGCCTCGTGACTTGCGCGTCCCCGGCTTATCTCGAAAGGCATGGCGTGCCGCGGATCCTGGATGATCTTTTCGATCACACGTGCGTCGATTACGCCTTTCATAACTATCCGGCGCCTTCAAATTGGACATTCACGGAGATGGATGGTGAAGAACGACAGGTCCGCCCTAGCGTCCGATTGACCGTCAACAACGGTCACGCTCTGGTCGAAGCAGCACTTGCCGGAGGTGGGATCATTCGGGCGAGCGAGCTGGCGGTTGCGCGCCATCTTGAAGCTGGTCGGCTTGTTCCGATCCTGAAAGAGTTTGGATCAGGCGATCGGCCCATGCACATTGTTTATCCCGGCCAACGGATACGTCTCCCGAAGTTGCGGGCGTTCGTAGACTGGGCGATCAAGTCCATCCCGGCTAACGGTTGA